One window of the Gemella haemolysans ATCC 10379 genome contains the following:
- a CDS encoding DUF1310 family protein, whose amino-acid sequence MKKILIGILSTVAIIAILIGGKIQMDKYRVKTIIHGEEGKAAIENMLKIMDEKALTPEGKIKSYQIDENYTHNNPMGGLIVRVIINDDPELDVETTLNKYPSRGKLEHGVIITSEKLSKLVPDKGLLSEEKGNEQDR is encoded by the coding sequence GTGAAGAAAATACTGATAGGAATATTAAGTACAGTCGCAATAATAGCGATATTAATAGGAGGGAAGATACAAATGGATAAATATAGAGTGAAAACTATAATACATGGAGAAGAAGGGAAAGCAGCAATAGAAAATATGCTGAAAATAATGGATGAAAAAGCCTTGACACCAGAGGGAAAAATAAAAAGTTATCAAATAGATGAGAACTACACTCATAACAATCCAATGGGTGGTCTAATAGTTAGAGTTATTATCAATGATGATCCAGAATTAGATGTTGAAACAACATTAAATAAATATCCTTCAAGAGGAAAGTTAGAACACGGCGTGATAATAACCTCTGAAAAACTGTCAAAACTAGTACCAGATAAAGGATTACTAAGCGAGGAAAAGGGAAATGAGCAAGACAGATAG